The sequence TCCTTCCCCAACCTCAACCCCTATGGCGCCCACTCGAACGTCGTCGCCCTCACCGAGACCCACTTCCAGCCCATGGAGGCGTTCACCACCGACCAGTTCGCCGACGGCCTCGCGCTCGCCGTCGAGTACATCGAGCGCGTCCGCGAGACCGACCCCGACGCCGGCGTGGCCTCGGTGAACATGAACTTCCTGCGGTCGGCCGGCTCGAGCCTCATCCACCCTCACCTCCAGACGCTCGTCGACGGCCACGGCACCAACGAGGGGCGCCGGCTGCTCGGGGCCAGCCGCCAGTACCACGAGGACCACGGCTCGCGCTACTGGGACGACCTCGTCGCCGCCGAGCGCGGCGGCGACCGCTGGATCGGCGAGACCGCGGGAGTCCACTGGCTGGTCCCCTTCGCGCCCCGGCACCACCGCCAGGTGCTCGGCGTCCTCGAGGGGACGGGCCTTCCCGACCCCGACGGCGACGCCGTCCGCGGGCTCGCCGAGGGGCTGACGAACGTGCTCGGGGCCTACGCCGACGAGGGGCTGAACGCCTTCAACTTCGCCCTGCACCTGCCCGACGACCCGGCCATGGGGCCGGTGTTCACCGTCATCGCCCGGTCGGTCTTCGACGAGCACTACTGGTCGGACTCGCCGTACTTCACGGTGCTGCACGACGAGGGCGTGGTCGACACCGCCCCCGAAGCCTACGCGGCGGACGTTCGCGACCGGTTTTGAGGGGGCCCGGGCGGCGACCGGGTTGGTAGGGGCCACCCGCCGGGCGGTCAGGACCGGACCAGCAACACCCCGGCCAGCACCGCCGCACAGCCTGCGAGTCCCGCGAGCAGCAGGAAGAGAATCGCGGGGGTGGACCGGGTGAGCACGAGGCCGGCCAGCGAGGAGCCCAGCGCCCCGACGCCGAAGATGGCGGTGTAGCTGTAGCCGAAGGAGAGCCCGCGCACGTCGGCCCCGGAGTACGCCGAGATGGCCTCCTGGTTGACGGGCGCGACCAGAAAGGCACAGAAGCCGAAGGCAGCGGCAACAGTCAACAGCGGCCACAGGCCGGCGTCGGCGGCGGGGACGAACACCACCGCGATAGCCGCGAGGGCCGCGTAGCTCCCGACGAGCACCCGTTCGACGGGGACGCGGTCGACGAGCCACCCGCCGGCGTACTGGCCGACGCCACCCAGCAGGAGCAGCCCGGAGTAGACGTACTGGCTGGGCTCGACCGCCCGGCCGTACACCTCGACGGGCTCGAACAGCGGGAGCCCGCCCAGCACCTCCGGGAGGAAAGTGACCGCCCCGCGGTAGTAGAGCCCGTAAAGCACGCCCATCACCAGTACGAGGACGAACCCCCCGGTAAAGAGAAGGCGCGAGTCCGTCAGGAATCCGCGGAGGCTGTCGGGCGTCCCGGAGTCGACGTCGGCCTCGCGGGCGGCGCTGCCGGCGGTCTCGTCGAACTCCAGGCGCCAGCCGGCCAGCGCCGCCACCAGGGCGGGGACCACCAGGACGGCGGCGACCGCCCGCCAGCCGACGAAGACCAGAAGCACCGCCGCGAGCAGCGGCCCCACCGCGACGCCGACGTTGCCGGCCGCGCCGTGGTAGGCGAAGGCGGTCCCGCGGGCCCTGGCGCCGCGGCTGAGAAGCGCCAGCCCGGCCGGGTGATAGATGCTCGCCGCCGCCCCCCACAGCAGCAGGGCGACCGCAAGCACTGGCAGCGTGGGCGCGACGCTCACCAGCCCGAAGGCCGCGCCCATCCCGACCAGGCAGGCGAGCACCAGCCGCTTCGAGCCAACCCGGTCGGCGAGCACGCCGCTGGGCAGCGCGCCCACGCCCACCAGCGCGTAGCTGGCGCCGGCGACCAGCCCCAGAAGCGCCGGCGACGCGGTGAACGCGTCGATCCAGATGGCCACGAAGACCGGGATCACCAGCTCGTAGGTGTGGAAGGTGGCGTGGCCCAGCATCGCGAAGGCGGTCAGCGCCCGGTCGTTGGCGTCCACGTCGGGACGGGCGCGCAGGCGCCAGTAAAAGCTGTCTATCGCTCCAGCAGCCCGACCTCGGCCAGCGTCCCGGCAACGGTCTCCAGCAGGTCGACGTGCTCGCCGACGCCGTCGAGCCCCTGCTCCTGGGTGGTCACGGCGAGATAGTCGGCGCCGACTGCCTGCCAGGCCTCAGCACGGCGGACCCACTCGTCGGGTTCGCCGGGCGGGACACTCATCCGCCCCTGGAGGCCGACGTCGGCGGGGTCGCGGTCCGCGTCCTCGACGTACTCGTAGAGGTCCGCCAGTTCGGCCTCGGCTTCCTCCCGGTCCTCCGCGGGGTCGAACTGCGGGACCCAGCCGTCGCCCTTCTCGGCGATGCGGCGCTTGACGGGGTCCGCCGTCCCACCCAGCCACAGCGGGACCGGTTCATCGGGCCGGGGGTTGATCCCCACGCCCGGCAGGTCGTGAAAGCGTCCCTCGAACTCGACGACCTCCTCGGTCCAGAGCCGCCGGAGCACGTCCAGTTGCTCGGTCATCCGCGGGCCGCGGTCGTCGAACTCCTCGCCCAGGGCGACGTACTCCAGGGGGTTCCAGCCGACCGCCACGCCCAGGCGGAACCCGCCATCACAAAACCGGGCGACCTGGGCAGCCTGTTTCGCCACGAGGGCGGTCTGGCGCTGCGGGAGGATGAGGATGGCCGTCCCGAACGCCAGGTCGTCGGTGACCGCCGCGAGGTGCGAGAGGGTGGTCAGCGGCTCGTGGAACAGGTCGTCGTTGTCGTAGGGCCCCTCCCAGTCGCGGTCGGGGTCGACGCCGAGGACGTGGTCCGAGGCCAGGATGTGGTCGTAGCCGGCCGCCTCGACCCCCTGTGCGTACTCGCGGAGAGGTCCGGGGTCGGGGCCGAGTTCGAGGGTGGGGAGTACCGTGCCGAGTTCCATACGCCGAGCGGTCGCGGCAGGGACTTCAAGCTACGTGGTCGGTGCGTCATGTTTGGCCTCCCGGGAACAGGGCCAACACGAAAGCCCCGTGCCTTTCAGTTCCACCCGAAACCACACACCTCCCCAGCCGACTGCGCTCCTCGTCGCTCGCGGTGCTCGCTCCTGCGGTGCTCATCCCTCGCACGGCGCCCGTCGCGCGAGGACACGCGCGACGGCGTGCGCCCGAGGTGTTGACCATACGGGTGAGACTGAGAAGGGGGCTTTCCTGCTGTTCGGAGCTTCCGACTCGGATTCCGCTCTGATTCCCGTACGTCAAAAAATCGGTCGGGGTTGCGTGTGCGAGGCGACTTACTCGGTCTTGTCGAGTTCGTCGTCGAACCGGACGACGTTCTCCAGGTCCTCGTCGTAGACGTCCTCGAAGGCGTTGCGGGCGATGGTGCGGCGGTGGACCTCGTCGGCGCCGTCGACGATCCGGAACGGCCGGACGCTCTCGTAGAAGTGGGCGACGGGCAGGTCCTTGCTGATGCCGTGGCCGCCGAGACACTGGACCGCCAGGTCCATGATCTCGTTTGTGACGTTGGCGGTGAAGGTCTTGGACATCGCGACCTCGATGCGGGCGTCGCTGTTGTCGAGTTCACGCGCGGCGTGGCGGACCATCGACCGGGCGGCGTGGAGGTCGGTCTCGGCGTCGGCGATCCGGTGGCGAAGCGCCTGCTTGTCCGACA comes from Salinirussus salinus and encodes:
- a CDS encoding MFS transporter yields the protein MDANDRALTAFAMLGHATFHTYELVIPVFVAIWIDAFTASPALLGLVAGASYALVGVGALPSGVLADRVGSKRLVLACLVGMGAAFGLVSVAPTLPVLAVALLLWGAAASIYHPAGLALLSRGARARGTAFAYHGAAGNVGVAVGPLLAAVLLVFVGWRAVAAVLVVPALVAALAGWRLEFDETAGSAAREADVDSGTPDSLRGFLTDSRLLFTGGFVLVLVMGVLYGLYYRGAVTFLPEVLGGLPLFEPVEVYGRAVEPSQYVYSGLLLLGGVGQYAGGWLVDRVPVERVLVGSYAALAAIAVVFVPAADAGLWPLLTVAAAFGFCAFLVAPVNQEAISAYSGADVRGLSFGYSYTAIFGVGALGSSLAGLVLTRSTPAILFLLLAGLAGCAAVLAGVLLVRS
- a CDS encoding LLM class F420-dependent oxidoreductase, with the translated sequence MELGTVLPTLELGPDPGPLREYAQGVEAAGYDHILASDHVLGVDPDRDWEGPYDNDDLFHEPLTTLSHLAAVTDDLAFGTAILILPQRQTALVAKQAAQVARFCDGGFRLGVAVGWNPLEYVALGEEFDDRGPRMTEQLDVLRRLWTEEVVEFEGRFHDLPGVGINPRPDEPVPLWLGGTADPVKRRIAEKGDGWVPQFDPAEDREEAEAELADLYEYVEDADRDPADVGLQGRMSVPPGEPDEWVRRAEAWQAVGADYLAVTTQEQGLDGVGEHVDLLETVAGTLAEVGLLER